From the genome of Pirellulales bacterium, one region includes:
- a CDS encoding DUF1501 domain-containing protein, with protein sequence MLNILGGTQRVCGGVSRRQVLQAAGAGLFGLHVNQVWGAESAARGSAAPPRPARAKSVIFLFLFGGPSQYETFDLKPDAPSKLRGPFNPIASRTPELRICEHLPRLAAQSDKFCVIRTMTHPWNDHSSAGHYIQTGHPWHIPIGGGFNATEKDWPAMGSVVEHVDQHAPGGSNREIPSYVYLPNRLGHLQPYTTKLDRPGQYAGWLGRGYDALATDIRLRNEKDNPFFRDCTDEELDFRIKGLAADDSLSLDRLHGRRTLLEQFDDQRRRLDHDAFAVPYQRFQQRALSLVTSERTRQALDIRQEPAALRDKYGRHLFGQSTLLARRLVESGARFVTVAWDCPDGYSWDSHVNSDDVRKHLLPGLDSALGTLLEDLSERGLLDETLVVCLGEMGRTPAANGTWGRGHWSTLFPAVLAGGGIRGGIVYGQSDKDGALPQQHPTSPEDLACTVFHALGIDHEMRVHDPQGRPTAVVDGGRPLVELFS encoded by the coding sequence ATGTTGAACATCCTGGGCGGAACACAGCGAGTGTGCGGCGGAGTCTCGCGCCGCCAGGTCTTGCAGGCCGCGGGAGCCGGCTTGTTCGGCCTGCACGTGAATCAGGTTTGGGGAGCCGAGAGCGCTGCGCGCGGCTCGGCCGCGCCGCCGCGGCCGGCCCGGGCCAAGAGTGTCATCTTCTTGTTCCTGTTCGGCGGCCCCAGCCAGTACGAAACCTTCGACCTGAAGCCCGACGCGCCGTCGAAGCTTCGCGGACCGTTTAACCCGATCGCGTCGCGCACGCCCGAGCTGCGTATTTGCGAGCACCTGCCGCGGCTGGCGGCGCAAAGCGACAAGTTCTGTGTCATCCGCACGATGACGCATCCCTGGAACGACCACAGCTCGGCCGGCCATTACATCCAGACCGGGCATCCTTGGCACATTCCGATCGGCGGCGGCTTCAATGCCACCGAAAAAGACTGGCCGGCGATGGGCTCGGTGGTCGAGCACGTCGACCAGCACGCCCCGGGCGGCAGCAATCGCGAAATTCCCAGCTACGTTTACCTGCCCAATCGGCTCGGGCATCTGCAACCGTACACGACCAAGCTCGACCGGCCCGGGCAGTACGCCGGCTGGCTGGGCCGCGGCTATGATGCGCTAGCCACCGACATCCGGCTGCGGAACGAGAAGGACAATCCCTTCTTTCGCGACTGCACTGACGAAGAGCTCGACTTCCGCATCAAGGGATTGGCCGCCGACGACAGCCTGTCGCTCGATCGCTTGCACGGGCGCCGCACGCTCTTGGAACAATTCGACGACCAGCGACGTCGCCTCGATCACGACGCCTTCGCGGTCCCTTATCAACGATTTCAGCAGCGGGCACTGTCGCTTGTGACGTCGGAGCGAACGCGCCAGGCCCTCGACATTCGCCAAGAACCCGCGGCCCTGCGCGACAAGTACGGGCGGCACCTGTTCGGGCAGTCGACGCTCTTGGCGCGCCGGCTCGTCGAGTCCGGAGCGCGGTTCGTCACCGTCGCCTGGGACTGCCCCGACGGCTATAGCTGGGATTCGCACGTGAATAGCGACGACGTGCGCAAGCATTTGCTGCCGGGCCTGGATTCGGCGCTGGGTACACTACTGGAAGACCTCAGCGAGCGCGGATTGCTTGACGAGACGCTGGTCGTGTGCCTGGGCGAAATGGGACGCACGCCCGCGGCCAATGGCACCTGGGGGCGCGGTCATTGGAGCACGCTGTTTCCCGCGGTGCTGGCCGGCGGCGGTATCCGCGGCGGCATCGTTTATGGGCAATCGGACAAGGACGGCGCCCTGCCGCAGCAACATCCCACAAGCCCCGAGGACCTCGCCTGCACGGTCTTTCACGCGCTGGGGATCGATCACGAAATGCGCGTCCACGACCCACAAGGACGACCCACGGCGGTTGTCGATGGCGGACGGCCGCTGGTAGAATTATTTTCGTAA
- a CDS encoding PSD1 and planctomycete cytochrome C domain-containing protein, whose protein sequence is MLRTSLLPAALVLFASIATVRAETPSAADVEFFETKVRPVLVARCYKCHSQEAENLRGSLLLDSQPGWMAGGDSGPAIVPGDPAASLLVKALQYDGDVQMPPEGKLPDAEIATLTEWVKRGAPDPRATKPTGKAKRTINLAEERKHWAFQPLAPQVTPYVADPSWCRTPVDRFIIARLNDKQLAPNAAADKRTLIRRAYLDLLGLPPKPEEVEAFVADLSPDAYDRLVERLLDSPHYGERWARHWLDLARFAESHGFEHDYDRLSAYHYRDFVIKALNQDLPYDTFVKWQIAGDEYEPENPLALMATGFLAAGVHSTQITKNQVEKERYDELDDMSATIGSSMLGLTIGCARCHDHKFDPIPTADYYRLLSTFTTAVRSEVDLNLDRANYEAALATFNREHAPLAEALAQYEAQDLPIHFDAWLVNRSAPHAAAGGGSSTANVPVTGAATTWQILEITDAKSEAGVPLAPLEDGSLLAGGKAADKDTYTFVARTHQRNITGIRLEALVDDTLPKHGPGRAANGNFALSDVQITAAPQGSEKDAAPVKLAAARATFEQPNLPVAAAIDEDKKSAWAVDGQIGKDQAAAVEFAAPVGFDSGTVFTITLRFENNAGHSIGRPRIALTTSPTPPALDAPSERQNAAEIAALLAQPGAADAKAREAMLRWYRPLDDGWRERNRSVLEHSAKAPQPTLTKVLITSEGLPAVRLHTQGDDFLKETHFLERGDPNRKKDVATQSFLQVLMTSADGERAWQTPPPAGWRTSYRRRALAEWITDREHGAGTLLARVIVNRLWQHHLGRGIVATPSDFGTQGARPTHPELLDYLAAELIANDWRLKPIHRLIMQSAVYMQGSAADESRAKIDPDNNLLWRRPRARLEAEVIRDCILAAGGMLDERMFGPGTLDDNQLRRSIYFTVKRSKLVPMMMLFDAPDGLQAISARSSTTIAPQALLLLNNRQVREAARHFAARVTDPAAADSDSWTEPIRRAYLIALSRTPSDAEVADAVQFLDEQSQLYAADGKADRRLAALADFCQVLFGLNEFVYAD, encoded by the coding sequence ATGCTGCGAACATCCCTTCTCCCTGCGGCGCTCGTTCTGTTTGCATCCATCGCCACGGTGCGCGCCGAGACGCCGAGCGCCGCCGACGTCGAATTCTTCGAGACCAAGGTGCGGCCGGTGCTGGTGGCGCGCTGCTACAAATGCCACTCGCAGGAGGCCGAGAATTTGCGCGGCAGCCTGCTCCTCGATAGCCAACCCGGTTGGATGGCCGGCGGCGACTCGGGCCCGGCGATCGTGCCGGGCGATCCTGCGGCGAGCCTGCTCGTCAAGGCTTTGCAGTACGACGGCGACGTGCAGATGCCTCCCGAAGGGAAGCTGCCCGACGCGGAGATCGCGACCCTCACGGAATGGGTCAAGCGCGGCGCGCCCGACCCTCGCGCGACAAAACCCACCGGCAAGGCGAAGCGGACGATCAACCTCGCCGAAGAGCGCAAGCACTGGGCGTTTCAACCGCTCGCGCCGCAGGTGACGCCGTACGTGGCTGATCCCTCGTGGTGCCGTACGCCCGTCGATCGCTTCATTATCGCACGGCTGAACGACAAGCAGCTCGCGCCGAACGCCGCGGCCGATAAGCGGACCTTGATTCGCCGCGCGTATCTGGATTTGCTCGGTCTGCCACCGAAGCCGGAGGAGGTCGAGGCGTTCGTCGCGGACCTGTCGCCCGACGCCTACGACCGGCTGGTCGAACGGCTCCTCGACAGTCCGCACTATGGCGAGCGGTGGGCCCGGCACTGGCTCGACCTCGCGCGGTTCGCCGAGAGCCACGGCTTCGAGCACGACTACGACCGGTTAAGCGCCTATCACTATCGCGATTTCGTCATCAAGGCTCTGAATCAAGATCTGCCGTACGACACGTTCGTGAAGTGGCAGATTGCCGGCGACGAGTATGAGCCCGAAAACCCGCTCGCGCTCATGGCCACGGGCTTTCTGGCAGCCGGGGTACACAGCACGCAGATCACGAAGAACCAGGTCGAGAAGGAACGCTACGACGAGTTGGACGACATGTCGGCCACGATTGGCAGCTCGATGCTCGGGCTGACGATCGGCTGTGCCCGCTGCCACGACCACAAGTTCGACCCGATCCCCACGGCCGACTACTACCGATTGTTATCGACCTTCACCACGGCGGTGCGCAGCGAGGTGGATTTGAACCTCGATCGGGCCAATTACGAAGCCGCGCTGGCAACGTTCAACCGCGAGCACGCTCCGCTTGCCGAGGCGCTTGCCCAGTACGAAGCTCAAGATTTACCAATCCATTTCGACGCGTGGCTCGTCAATCGCTCGGCGCCTCATGCCGCCGCCGGCGGCGGTTCGTCGACAGCGAACGTGCCGGTGACCGGTGCGGCAACCACGTGGCAGATTCTAGAAATCACGGACGCCAAGTCGGAAGCAGGCGTGCCGCTCGCCCCATTGGAAGACGGCTCACTGCTGGCCGGCGGCAAAGCCGCGGATAAGGACACGTACACCTTCGTCGCGCGGACGCACCAAAGAAACATCACCGGCATCAGGCTGGAAGCCTTGGTCGACGACACGCTTCCCAAGCACGGGCCCGGCCGCGCAGCCAACGGCAACTTTGCGCTTTCCGACGTTCAGATCACCGCCGCCCCGCAAGGGAGCGAGAAGGATGCCGCGCCGGTGAAGCTGGCGGCGGCGCGGGCGACATTCGAGCAGCCCAACCTGCCCGTCGCCGCGGCGATCGACGAGGACAAGAAATCGGCGTGGGCCGTCGATGGCCAGATCGGCAAGGATCAGGCGGCGGCTGTTGAATTCGCGGCGCCGGTCGGGTTCGATTCCGGCACGGTCTTTACGATCACGCTGCGATTCGAAAACAACGCCGGGCACTCGATCGGTCGGCCGCGCATCGCCCTGACCACGTCGCCGACGCCCCCGGCACTCGATGCGCCGAGCGAGCGACAGAATGCCGCCGAGATTGCCGCGCTGCTCGCGCAGCCGGGTGCGGCGGACGCAAAAGCACGTGAAGCGATGCTCCGTTGGTATCGGCCCCTGGACGACGGATGGCGCGAACGCAACCGCTCCGTTCTTGAACATTCCGCGAAAGCACCGCAGCCGACATTGACCAAGGTGTTGATCACGAGCGAAGGCCTGCCCGCCGTGCGACTGCACACGCAGGGAGACGATTTCCTCAAGGAGACGCACTTCCTCGAGCGCGGCGATCCGAATCGCAAGAAGGACGTAGCCACGCAAAGCTTCTTGCAGGTCTTGATGACCTCGGCCGATGGCGAGCGCGCCTGGCAAACGCCTCCGCCCGCGGGCTGGCGCACGTCGTACCGGCGCCGGGCACTGGCGGAATGGATCACCGACCGCGAGCATGGCGCGGGAACGCTTTTGGCCCGCGTGATCGTCAACCGGCTCTGGCAGCATCATTTGGGACGCGGCATCGTGGCCACGCCGAGCGACTTTGGCACACAAGGCGCGCGGCCCACGCATCCCGAGCTGTTGGATTACCTGGCGGCCGAGTTGATCGCCAACGATTGGCGGCTGAAGCCCATTCACCGCCTGATCATGCAGAGCGCCGTGTACATGCAGGGCTCCGCCGCGGACGAATCGCGTGCCAAGATCGATCCCGACAACAACCTGTTGTGGCGGCGGCCGCGGGCACGGCTCGAGGCCGAGGTGATTCGCGATTGCATCCTGGCCGCCGGCGGCATGCTGGACGAGCGCATGTTCGGACCCGGCACGCTCGATGACAATCAATTGCGTCGCAGCATTTATTTCACCGTCAAGCGCAGCAAGCTGGTACCGATGATGATGCTTTTCGACGCGCCCGACGGCTTGCAAGCGATCAGCGCGCGCTCCAGCACCACGATCGCGCCGCAGGCCTTGCTACTCTTGAACAATCGCCAGGTGCGCGAAGCAGCGCGACATTTCGCGGCCCGCGTCACGGATCCGGCCGCCGCGGATTCCGATTCCTGGACGGAACCAATACGCCGCGCCTATCTGATCGCGCTGTCGAGAACGCCCAGCGATGCGGAAGTGGCCGACGCCGTACAGTTTCTGGATGAACAGTCGCAGTTATACGCCGCCGACGGAAAGGCCGATCGGCGCTTGGCAGCGCTCGCCGATTTTTGTCAGGTGCTGTTCGGACTGAACGAGTTTGTGTACGCGGATTGA
- a CDS encoding DUF1501 domain-containing protein has translation MEKLFATPAPHYPDRREFLRRTGNGFGLMALASLLGDDVLRSNPRCGAAFANTPSLNPLASRPAHFPAKAQNVIWLFMNGGPSQVDTWQYKPELEKWDGKELPGFDKNTGFFVEQVGPLMKSPFKFAQHGKSGAWVSEIFPRMAEHVDDMAFLHGCFTETNNHSPALFQVNTGFSRMGFPSVGAWVTYGLGSVSQNLPAFVVMYDTLGRGLPKGYAQNWGAGFLPGIFQGTALNAQGAPIDNLARAEGMTEAEQQNQLALLNRLNRRQQEQHPGEAEFAARIESFELGYRMQMAAPEALDVDSEPESIKQLYGLDNPKCKHFSRQCLIARRMIERGVRFVQIYSGGTENEKSWDGHTNIADNHRGFAAETDTPIAALLADLKQRGLMESTLVVWNGEFGRLPIVQKGGTGRDHNPHAFTTWMAGAGVRGGVHHGDTDDFGHKAVAGRVSINDLHATMLHLLGIDHKRLTYHFNGRDFRLTDVAGEVVREILA, from the coding sequence ATGGAAAAACTTTTTGCTACGCCGGCACCGCACTATCCCGATCGGCGCGAATTTCTCCGCCGCACCGGCAATGGCTTCGGCCTGATGGCGCTCGCGTCGCTGTTGGGCGATGACGTGCTGCGATCAAACCCGCGTTGCGGCGCCGCCTTCGCCAACACACCGTCGTTGAATCCGCTCGCGTCGCGGCCAGCCCATTTCCCGGCCAAGGCGCAAAACGTGATCTGGCTCTTCATGAACGGCGGCCCCAGCCAGGTCGACACCTGGCAGTACAAGCCAGAGCTGGAAAAGTGGGACGGCAAGGAACTCCCCGGCTTCGACAAGAACACGGGCTTCTTCGTCGAACAGGTGGGCCCACTGATGAAGTCGCCTTTCAAGTTCGCGCAGCACGGCAAGTCCGGCGCCTGGGTCTCGGAAATCTTTCCACGCATGGCCGAGCACGTCGACGATATGGCGTTCCTGCACGGCTGCTTTACCGAAACCAACAATCACTCCCCTGCCCTGTTCCAGGTGAACACCGGTTTCAGCCGCATGGGCTTTCCCAGCGTGGGCGCTTGGGTGACCTACGGGTTGGGCAGCGTCAGCCAGAACCTGCCCGCCTTCGTCGTGATGTACGACACGCTCGGCCGCGGCCTGCCCAAGGGCTATGCGCAGAACTGGGGCGCCGGCTTCCTGCCCGGTATCTTCCAGGGAACCGCGCTCAATGCGCAGGGCGCGCCGATCGACAACCTGGCCCGCGCCGAAGGGATGACCGAGGCCGAGCAGCAGAACCAACTGGCACTGCTCAACCGCTTGAATCGCCGCCAACAAGAGCAGCATCCGGGCGAAGCTGAATTTGCCGCGCGGATCGAAAGCTTCGAGCTGGGCTACCGCATGCAGATGGCCGCGCCCGAGGCGCTGGACGTCGACAGCGAGCCGGAGTCGATCAAGCAGCTCTATGGCCTCGACAATCCCAAGTGCAAGCATTTCAGCCGGCAATGCCTGATCGCGCGGCGGATGATCGAGCGCGGGGTCCGCTTCGTTCAGATTTACTCAGGCGGCACCGAAAACGAGAAAAGCTGGGACGGCCACACCAACATCGCCGACAATCATCGCGGCTTCGCGGCCGAGACCGATACGCCGATCGCGGCGCTGTTGGCCGATCTCAAGCAGCGCGGACTGATGGAATCGACGCTCGTGGTTTGGAACGGCGAATTCGGCCGCCTGCCGATCGTGCAAAAAGGAGGTACCGGCCGCGATCACAATCCGCACGCTTTTACCACGTGGATGGCCGGCGCCGGTGTCCGCGGCGGCGTGCACCACGGCGATACCGATGATTTCGGTCACAAAGCAGTCGCCGGCCGTGTCAGCATCAACGACCTGCACGCCACGATGCTGCACCTGTTGGGCATCGATCACAAGCGATTGACGTATCATTTCAATGGCCGCGACTTTCGCCTGACCGACGTGGCCGGCGAAGTCGTGCGCGAGATCCTGGCATAA